A region from the uncultured Campylobacter sp. genome encodes:
- a CDS encoding acyl-CoA thioesterase produces the protein MSDLNLDDFGEPRIKVVALPKDTNSSGNIFGGWILAQIDLAGATAAREIAPERVVTISMQEVTFKQPVFIGDVISCYAKVLSVGNTSIRVQIEVAALRLGEDGFRECLHVTSAIATYVSVTKSGQKKPISAEIKRLHGF, from the coding sequence ATGAGCGATTTAAACTTAGACGATTTCGGCGAGCCGCGCATCAAGGTCGTAGCGCTGCCTAAGGATACGAATAGCTCGGGCAATATTTTCGGCGGCTGGATACTAGCGCAGATCGATTTAGCGGGCGCGACGGCGGCGCGCGAGATAGCACCCGAGCGGGTCGTGACGATCTCGATGCAGGAGGTAACTTTCAAGCAGCCCGTATTTATCGGAGATGTCATCAGCTGCTACGCAAAAGTCCTAAGCGTGGGAAATACCTCTATCCGCGTGCAGATCGAGGTCGCAGCGCTGCGGCTGGGCGAGGATGGATTTCGCGAGTGCTTGCACGTAACCAGCGCAATCGCAACCTACGTAAGCGTGACCAAATCAGGTCAGAAAAAGCCGATCAGCGCGGAGATCAAGCGGCTGCATGGATTTTAA
- the ciaB gene encoding invasion protein CiaB, translated as MNDFVKLSEMAASAKARLNALYDEPHAELIARGLEICGFESGDTARIAVLRRIVDLKEDPLLQEFRRLGYDEARQRELKSKMYDFTREIHEGMHEALIAEAGAQGILQPFYLELLKGIHRIGLVLSDMQKSWQALIIESTNKRWEKEFSSLAQAKEFLLQEELFMRTPHGEICERCYGAIVQRNGKSQMVPYAVVFADETAKLQSEFGDLLERLVTLAEDESELAYVAYLSKLKQAFCERDTSAAIGAWRDAEIAWMDIKTPLQIGHPLEYYEDAYTHAVALEWDVRLAGAYEFSAEEFKARVSESFERAYEKIGANNAVMHSLVLSNIAKTQLYVCAPLIYYGADLNGLFSAQVVPNDEFVSTNCGKKIFAFVNFVYESAKARPFMRLSGEIFDLEYLNFGREILFKKPQIWRRVYEISTIGHEFGHIFFIDADTEARMNRSGLFKLIEEYKATTGGLVNFFFHEEEEFCLPVLDELIRRAVGLIAWQRVEELKPYYCEALIHLSLLFASGVLKFDGMRLTVKFDRAGYESFKAACLQNYEELARLYCDKKDATEFLSRFAELSGGVYLPCEAQVREFVEFYYSRYEAIGNKTDPSNERAKWL; from the coding sequence ATGAACGATTTTGTAAAACTTAGCGAGATGGCGGCGAGCGCTAAGGCACGACTAAACGCCCTCTACGACGAGCCGCACGCCGAGCTGATCGCGCGCGGACTAGAAATTTGCGGCTTTGAGTCTGGCGATACCGCGCGCATCGCCGTGCTGCGCCGAATCGTCGATCTCAAAGAGGATCCACTGCTGCAAGAATTCCGCCGCTTGGGCTACGATGAGGCGCGGCAGCGCGAGCTAAAGAGTAAAATGTATGATTTCACGCGCGAAATACACGAAGGCATGCACGAAGCGCTCATCGCCGAGGCGGGCGCGCAGGGGATTTTGCAGCCGTTTTATCTGGAGCTTTTAAAGGGCATCCACCGCATCGGGCTCGTGCTAAGCGATATGCAAAAAAGCTGGCAAGCCCTGATCATCGAAAGCACGAACAAGCGCTGGGAAAAGGAATTTAGCTCGCTTGCGCAGGCGAAGGAATTTTTGCTGCAAGAGGAGCTGTTTATGCGCACGCCTCACGGCGAGATCTGCGAGCGCTGCTACGGCGCGATAGTGCAGCGTAACGGCAAATCCCAAATGGTACCTTATGCCGTGGTCTTTGCGGATGAGACGGCAAAGCTGCAAAGCGAATTTGGCGATCTTTTGGAGCGTTTGGTGACGCTTGCAGAAGATGAGAGCGAGCTAGCTTACGTCGCGTATCTATCCAAGCTCAAGCAGGCCTTTTGCGAGAGAGACACTAGCGCGGCAATCGGCGCGTGGCGGGATGCGGAGATCGCGTGGATGGATATAAAAACGCCACTTCAAATCGGGCATCCGCTTGAATACTACGAGGACGCCTACACGCACGCAGTCGCGCTAGAATGGGATGTCAGACTTGCAGGCGCGTATGAGTTCAGCGCGGAGGAATTTAAAGCGCGCGTAAGCGAGAGCTTTGAGCGCGCGTATGAAAAAATCGGTGCAAACAATGCCGTCATGCACTCGCTCGTGCTCTCAAACATCGCCAAAACCCAGCTTTACGTTTGCGCGCCGCTGATCTACTACGGCGCCGATCTCAACGGACTTTTTTCGGCACAGGTCGTGCCCAACGACGAATTCGTAAGCACCAACTGCGGCAAGAAAATTTTCGCCTTCGTAAATTTCGTCTATGAAAGCGCCAAGGCTAGACCTTTTATGCGGCTAAGCGGCGAAATTTTCGACCTTGAGTATTTAAATTTTGGACGCGAAATTTTATTTAAAAAGCCACAAATTTGGCGCCGCGTCTACGAAATATCGACGATCGGGCATGAGTTCGGGCATATATTTTTCATCGACGCGGACACCGAGGCGCGCATGAACCGCTCGGGGCTTTTTAAGCTCATCGAGGAGTACAAGGCGACCACCGGCGGGCTCGTGAACTTCTTTTTCCACGAAGAGGAGGAGTTTTGCCTACCGGTGCTGGACGAGCTGATCCGCCGCGCGGTGGGGCTCATCGCGTGGCAGCGAGTGGAGGAGCTCAAGCCCTACTACTGCGAAGCTCTGATACATCTGAGCTTGCTTTTCGCATCGGGCGTTTTGAAATTTGACGGCATGCGGCTGACGGTTAAATTTGACCGCGCAGGCTATGAGAGCTTCAAAGCCGCGTGCTTGCAAAACTACGAGGAGCTGGCGCGGCTTTATTGCGACAAAAAGGACGCGACGGAATTTTTATCGCGCTTTGCGGAGCTTAGCGGCGGCGTGTATCTGCCGTGCGAGGCGCAGGTGAGGGAGTTTGTGGAGTTTTACTACTCGCGCTACGAAGCGATCGGCAACAAAACGGACCCTAGCAATGAACGAGCAAAGTGGCTTTAA